The Leptodactylus fuscus isolate aLepFus1 chromosome 5, aLepFus1.hap2, whole genome shotgun sequence genome segment atacatatttggtatcgccgtgtccgtaacaatctgtacaataaaactgaaacaatatttaatgtacacggtgaatgacggaaaaaaaacccggaaaaaacccgccggaagtagtgatttttcgccatctcaccttacagaatgtgctataaaaagtgatcaaaaagtcaaatgcacctcacaacagtaccaataaaaagcacacattgtcccgcaaaaaataagcccccaaccaacactgtcaaccaaaaaataaaaatgttacgcctctcagaagatggcgatgcaaaaaacattgatttatgtctccaaatgtgtttttgttctgcagaattagttacgcataaaaaaataatataaatgaggtatcgccgtaaccgtaccgacccacagaataaagataatatgttacttatactgtacgctgcatggcgaaaaatttacaaggtaaaacgcaataccggaattgattttttttatttaaatccagcaaaaaaagagttaataaaatgtattcagtaagttgtaggcacccaaaaatggtgtcattacaaaatacatctcatcccgcaaacaacaagcccttatatggccgcgtcaccagaaaaataaagaaaatatagcatctagtaatgcaagaacaaaagcccgcaaaaatcgccaaattattagaactcaactggcggcgtcaggaatggaatatataagctgtgcgagcgaatatcaggggacaccccagatttagagcttacgagggaaaatataccagaagtgaccccaaagtgacccccagagtgactcccccaattataggagctactgggacatagtaggaaattcggtgtttgcaatgtcctccgcacagcttatatattcactcttcgccatccgctgtgcagtcacgtctgggatactaatactcactacaccccctgatacattctttgaggggtgcagttttcaaactgggatcacaactttggggaatccacttttctggtaccttacaggctctacaaacatgacatggcgtccagataccaaacatctgaatctgcgctccaaaagccgcatcgcgctccttcccttctgcgccctgctgtgcgcccaaactacagtttatggcacatatatgacacatgtatgatactggtgtaccccggataatgcacgtaatgccATATGtcggtataaattgatattagggcacagccagacacagaagggaagaagggttattgggtttttgtagcacagacttagacggtttgtttgggtttttttggatgccatgacacttttgcagagaccctaaaattgcccttacagaatggggtcacttcttggggaattccagttcactggcacctccagggctctgcaaaaacatcatggcacccagaaagtccctctaaatctgtaccccaaaagctaaaaagcgcagtgctccttcccttctgagccctgctatgtgcccaagcagcagtttatacctacatatataattttttgcccctcaggatggcccacttaatagttttaggagtgcaggtctctgacaacacgaagtgggtgcaacgtattgggcaccgaaatggcagatttctttaaaaattaaaattttcattttgtacattaatttttgggaagcatttttaggctcaaaatgataatacccctttattcattccttgacaggtgtagtttctaaaatggggtcacttttgaggggtttccattgtattggtactttaggggctctgcaaatgcgacatggcaccagaaaactgccctcaaaagccaaatagccctctttccattctgagccccgccatgttcccatacagcagattatggccacatatggggtattgccgtgttcaggagacattgtgtgacaaactggggggcttttaattctctaactacttgtaaaaattaaaaatatggcgctaaatggacgatttattggaaaaaagtaatttttcattttcacatctcaatggtaaaaaaaaatctgtgaaacacctgtagggtccaagtgctcactaaaccccttgataaattccttgaggggtctagttttcaaaatggggtcatttggggaggggggtttccactgttctagcacttcaggggctctccaaatgcaacatggtgcctgaaacagatttcagctaaatttgccctctaaaatcccaatagcgatccttcagctctggaccttacagtgtgcccatacatcactttacatccacataaggggcatttctgtagttgggagaaaatgcttgacaatttttggggtgcattttctcttttaaccccttgtggaaatgcaaaatttggggttaaagcaacattttatagcaaaaaatgtcacttttccttttgttgggccaattctgttacactcctgtagggtcaaagtgctcactataccccttagtaaattctttgaggggtatagtttccaaaatggggtcacatttgggggtttccactgttttggcaccttgggagctctgcaaacgggacatggtgcctgaaaagtattctagcaaaatctggcctacgaaatccaattagcgctccatccgttctgagagcgaccgtgtgcccgtacattagggtaccagcacatatggggtattatcgtgttcgggagaaattgtgtaacaaaatgtggggtgcagtttctcctttaacccttagtaaatgtgtaaattctagggctaaatgaatatattagtgacagaaattgaaaaatgtaaatttgacctccattttgttgtaattgttgtgaaatgctgaaagggttaagaaactttctaactgctgttttggattctttcaagagtgcagtttttagaatggagtgattttcggggggttttattagagaggcctttcaagtacccttcagaactgaactggtcccttgaaaaatgtgttttggaaattttcttgaaaatttggaaaattactgcttgacttgtaagccttataatatctgaaaaaaatgaaagggtgattaaaatttgattgctacataaatcagagacatggttaattatatttatgaaaaaatttgggtagtatggatttctatttgaaaggcttgcaatttcaaagtttgaaaactgcatttttttcaaaattttcaccaaatttcctattttttcataatgaaagacaaaacatattgacaaaaatttactactgacatgaagtacaatgtgttacgaaaaaacaatctcagaatcacttgtgtaagttaaagcgtctcaaagttattgccatttaaagtgacacatgtcagttttgaaaaaagaggcctggtcctcaagtcacttttgagctgtgtctctatagggttaatgGCAAGCGCGCTTTAAGAATTGCAATTTGGGAGGTGCATTAGAGAAGAGAATGTTCTTTCCATCTGGATTCTCTAAATTAACCAGCTCTCTAAAGCAGAAAGAGGACGACTACTGGCTGTACAGTAAACTATGCTTGTAAATGTATACTCACATTCTACTGTATCTACTGAGCAAGGTAGATATAGAAATATTCTGCATTTACCTTCCTAGCTTTTCTTATTGAGCTTGGAATTGAAGCTGGTGCCATCCACAGACCAGTTCAGAAAATGCATAGTATGCAGCATTCTAAAAATATAACTTATTCCCAATGGCCAGTCTGTGTTTGCCAGTTTTCCACTGTTTTATTTACTATTTAGTAAATCAGTGTTCATTAAAGGGATCGTCCCATCACTAAATGTCATATGTATTGTAAagataattaaaaaaagaaaaatggtgaCATGCTGTTAAAAAAATGAAGAGTTATGACATTTACTCGCAAAGTACAGAATGGCACCAACAAGTGTTCAAAGTGAACAGCAATGTGAACGGCAGCCTACTGAGCTGAGTGATAGTGAACAGGCGTGCTCAGTCACTGTTACCAAAGCCAGGTCTTTGCATAGTAATCCTCTGTTCATTTAAAAACAGCCATAGCTGACTATATAGTCGAGTAAGAAATGGTTTCCTTCCCTGCAGAAATCTATTAACTTCTCTGCAGTGAGCAGGGGATCACAAGGCAAAGACCTGGCTGTGAGAAGGAGACTGAGCCTGAGTGTCCACCAGCACTCCGCTTATTAGATGGACAGATACATTTCTGTACActctgaacaccaggtggcacccTGTACGTAAGAGCACAAATATGACAAATAATGTTCTTTCATGTTCATGATCTATACAATAAATATGATACTTTATGCTATCACCTCCCTATTATTGAAACATTGTAGCATGATATAAGAATATATAAGACATAATATAGATATGAGAATACTATTAGGCAGTTGACATTAAGCTTTGATTCTATACCATACCTGCTTCAGAGTCATATAAGAATCATATACTTGACACTTCAGTATAATATTTGTGGTCTTATGTACATATGTCCTCAcatataaaaaaacccaaaccctaATATATTTAGCACTGAGACATTTTTTCAGTAGGCACGTTGATTCAGTCAGTATTTCCAAGTTTATTTCTATGCGTACAaatgtatatatggatataaaTTATAGTGTTATGCTTTTTCCTATTCTATTATGTATAATTTGTTTCAGACAGGGTTGTATCTATTGGGGTGCAGTAGTACAGGCCGTGGACCTTGagtgggccccaaaggtccctctgccacataaaatataccactatattAAATGGTACAAGGTAGGCAGGGGCctggttacagattttgcatcgggGCCCATGAGCTTCAATATAGACCTCTGGtttcagatatactgtatataaatatattaaatgtaACTTAATGTAAATTATTTTGTGCTTGATATATTCTATTTggcacactgtatactatatattactaaAATGAGGAAATGTATTTGTACAACTGCCAATTCACAAACTAGCTTCAGACACTTATAAGGGTTTAGTATGGTATACATTAATATTATTGGTAGGATTGTGCTTATATGCAGTTGTCATCTAAATTAAGATTGTTTTGAACATTGCATAGGAAAaggtacaataaaataaaatgatacaAATAACACTGGATGCCaaagaaataataatattttgtgctGCTAGAACTGCTTCATTGCATACAACTGTGTTGTTTATTGTAAATTGTAATAGTCACCGATGCAACCCAAAGCATTCTAATTCTGTCTATTAGTTAATGTCTTGCAAGTTTATCAGTCTTCACCTTCAGTGCTCACAGATGTCTTTCTCTTTTTGGAATCTGATGAACCATGGGATTCAAGTGTCCTCTTTCCAGTCTCTACTGCTGGAAGATTCTGAGGAGGCTGGTAACCATCTTCTTTTGGATCCAAGGGATACTTGGACAGTAGTATATAGATCGAAGGGCAAGTTTTGTAAACAGTTAAACATGGCACTGGGTTCTTAATAACTGGCCCCTTCTGCTCCCATACTTCCTGCAAAGTTTTGTATTGTATCTTAGTGATTTGGTGTAGACCCCTTACTTGCCTCTTGAGTATTTCCGCACAGGTAATGGCTTTTGTTACAGCTCGGCCATAGGCTCCAAAGATGATTTGCTGCGTTCCTTCTGATTCCATATAAGATAATGCATAGCCAACTAAATTACGGATTTTACTGCCCTCCTTTACCTTCATCTGTGCCACATGCGGATGGAGGTCCTTGAATGGTAGCGATTTTCCATCATCTTCAACCATAATTCGTACCCGATGTAAGTTTTCCATTCTGAATAAGAGACCAGATAGATTTTGTAAGTCATTTCCGGACACAGAATGAAATGAACTACAGTGGAAATAATTTACTTTAAAAC includes the following:
- the RPP25 gene encoding ribonuclease P protein subunit p25, whose amino-acid sequence is MENLHRVRIMVEDDGKSLPFKDLHPHVAQMKVKEGSKIRNLVGYALSYMESEGTQQIIFGAYGRAVTKAITCAEILKRQVRGLHQITKIQYKTLQEVWEQKGPVIKNPVPCLTVYKTCPSIYILLSKYPLDPKEDGYQPPQNLPAVETGKRTLESHGSSDSKKRKTSVSTEGED